A genomic window from Palaeococcus ferrophilus DSM 13482 includes:
- a CDS encoding DUF61 family protein has protein sequence MPEPDEIINRELMRINLHLPRQRKSLSALLREEDPSVKLRDGSEHHFRRQELERLSEIIDESEWDRLLLPIPLEVSTLWHGYFRVRGRLEVEVIEKLLGTYDFLEEKSEITLPRYLLPRIRRELPTTTTYVFIME, from the coding sequence ATGCCCGAGCCCGACGAGATAATAAACAGGGAACTCATGCGCATAAACCTCCATCTCCCGAGACAGCGGAAGAGCCTCTCGGCCCTGTTGAGGGAGGAGGACCCCTCCGTAAAGCTCAGGGATGGAAGCGAGCACCACTTCAGGAGACAGGAGCTCGAAAGGCTCTCCGAGATAATAGACGAGAGCGAGTGGGACAGGCTTTTGCTCCCCATCCCCCTTGAGGTGAGCACGCTGTGGCACGGCTACTTCAGGGTCAGGGGGAGGCTCGAGGTAGAGGTCATCGAGAAGCTCCTCGGAACCTACGACTTCCTCGAGGAGAAGAGTGAAATAACCCTCCCGCGCTACCTGCTCCCAAGGATAAGGCGCGAGCTTCCCACGACGACCACCTACGTGTTCATAATGGAGTGA
- a CDS encoding V-type ATP synthase subunit D — translation MAEILNVKPTRMELLKLKKRVALARKGHKLLKEKQDALIMEFFTIYDEALQLRGELNRKMEEAFEVLRMAEVEVGVSKLKEISLGVKPNREIEIKRRNVMGVPVPLIESEGFRRSMEDRGYAFVSTTARVDQVADKFEEVLELAVRLAEVEETLKRLAKEIEKTKRRVNALEYIIIPRMENTVKFIKGRLDEMERENFFRLKRVKALLEAKAS, via the coding sequence ATGGCAGAGATACTCAACGTCAAGCCAACGCGTATGGAGCTGCTGAAGCTCAAGAAGAGGGTAGCCCTGGCCAGGAAAGGTCACAAACTCCTCAAGGAGAAGCAGGATGCCCTCATAATGGAGTTCTTCACGATATACGATGAGGCGCTCCAGCTCAGGGGGGAGCTCAACAGGAAGATGGAGGAGGCCTTCGAGGTTCTCAGAATGGCCGAGGTCGAGGTCGGCGTCAGCAAGCTCAAGGAAATCTCCCTAGGCGTTAAGCCCAACAGGGAGATCGAGATAAAGAGACGGAACGTCATGGGCGTCCCGGTTCCCCTCATAGAGTCCGAGGGCTTCAGGCGCTCCATGGAGGACAGGGGTTACGCCTTCGTCTCGACGACCGCCAGGGTTGACCAGGTGGCCGACAAGTTCGAGGAGGTTCTTGAGCTGGCCGTCCGTCTGGCGGAGGTGGAGGAGACCCTCAAGAGGCTCGCGAAGGAGATAGAGAAGACGAAGAGGCGCGTTAACGCACTCGAGTACATCATCATCCCGCGCATGGAGAACACCGTCAAGTTCATCAAGGGAAGGCTCGACGAGATGGAAAGGGAGAACTTCTTCAGGCTCAAGAGGGTCAAGGCCCTCCTCGAGGCCAAGGCCTCGTGA
- a CDS encoding ATP synthase subunit B, which yields MVGKEYSTISKIYGPLMVVEGVKGVAYGEVVEVEVEGGEKRKGQVLEAREDMAIVQVFEGTRDLDVKTTSVRFTGETLKVPVSMDMLGRVFNGIGKPIDGGPEIIPEDRRDVHGAPLNPVARAYPRDFIQTGISAIDGMNTLIRGQKLPIFSGSGLPHNMLAAQIARQAKVLGEEESFAVVFAAMGITYEEANFFKKSFEETGAIERAVLFLNLADDPAIERIITPRMALTVAEYLAFDYDMQVLVILTDMTNYAEALREISAAREEVPGRRGYPGYMYTDLATIYERAGRVKGRKGSITQVPILTMPDDDITHPIPDLTGYITEGQIVLSRDLHRKGIYPPIDVLPSLSRLMKDGIGKGMTRDDHPQLSQQLYAAYAEGRSLRDLVAVVGEEALSETDRLYLKFADRFEKEFIAQAYDEDRGIFETLDLGWELLSILPESELKRVKKEQIQKYHPKYRRKA from the coding sequence ATGGTCGGAAAGGAGTACTCCACGATAAGCAAGATTTACGGTCCTCTGATGGTCGTTGAGGGCGTTAAGGGCGTCGCCTACGGTGAGGTCGTAGAGGTAGAGGTCGAGGGCGGAGAGAAGAGGAAGGGACAGGTTCTCGAGGCCAGGGAGGACATGGCCATCGTCCAGGTCTTTGAAGGAACGCGCGACCTCGACGTTAAGACGACCAGCGTCCGCTTCACCGGTGAGACCCTCAAGGTTCCCGTTTCGATGGACATGCTCGGAAGGGTGTTCAACGGTATCGGCAAGCCCATTGACGGCGGCCCGGAGATAATCCCCGAGGACAGGCGCGATGTCCACGGCGCCCCGCTCAACCCCGTCGCCCGTGCTTACCCGAGGGACTTCATTCAGACGGGTATAAGCGCCATAGACGGAATGAACACCCTCATCCGCGGCCAGAAGCTCCCGATATTCAGCGGTTCTGGATTACCGCACAACATGCTCGCGGCGCAGATAGCAAGGCAGGCAAAGGTCCTCGGTGAGGAGGAGAGCTTCGCGGTGGTCTTCGCCGCAATGGGTATCACCTACGAGGAGGCCAACTTCTTCAAGAAGAGCTTCGAGGAGACGGGTGCAATAGAGAGGGCGGTGCTGTTCCTCAACCTCGCGGACGACCCGGCCATCGAGCGTATCATCACCCCGCGTATGGCCCTCACCGTGGCTGAATACCTTGCCTTCGACTACGACATGCAGGTGCTCGTTATCCTCACGGACATGACCAACTACGCGGAAGCACTTCGTGAGATTTCGGCAGCGAGGGAGGAGGTTCCCGGAAGGCGCGGCTACCCCGGTTACATGTACACTGACCTTGCCACCATCTACGAGCGTGCCGGCAGGGTGAAGGGAAGGAAGGGAAGCATCACACAGGTGCCCATCCTCACGATGCCAGATGATGACATCACCCACCCGATTCCGGATTTGACGGGCTACATCACCGAGGGACAGATAGTCCTCAGCAGGGACCTCCACAGGAAGGGTATCTATCCCCCCATTGACGTGCTCCCCTCCCTCAGCCGTCTGATGAAGGACGGTATCGGTAAGGGAATGACAAGGGATGACCACCCGCAGCTCAGCCAGCAGCTCTATGCAGCGTACGCCGAGGGCAGGTCATTGAGGGACCTCGTCGCGGTCGTCGGTGAGGAGGCATTGAGCGAGACCGACAGGCTCTACCTCAAGTTCGCCGATAGGTTCGAGAAGGAGTTTATCGCCCAGGCCTACGACGAGGACAGGGGCATCTTCGAGACCCTCGACCTTGGATGGGAGCTCCTCTCGATACTCCCGGAGAGCGAGCTCAAGCGTGTCAAGAAGGAGCAGATACAGAAGTACCACCCCAAGTACAGGAGGAAGGCCTGA
- a CDS encoding ATP synthase subunit A, with product MGKIIRVTGPLVVADEMRGARMYEVVKVGELGLIGEIIRLDGDKAIIQVYEETSGIRPGEPVEGTGASLSVELGPGLLTAMYDGIQRPLNVLREQSGDFIARGLTAPALPRDKKWHFTPKVKVGDKVVGGDVLGVVPETSIIEHKILVPPWVEGEVVEIAEEGDYTIEEVIAKIKKPDGTIEELKMYHRWPVRVKRPYKNKLPPEVPLITGQRAIDTFFSQAKGGTAAIPGPFGSGKTVTQHQLAKWSDAQVVVYIGCGERGNEMTDVLEEFPKLKDPKTGKPLMERTVLIANTSNMPVAAREASIYTGITIAEYFRDMGYDVALMADSTSRWAEALREISGRLEEMPGEEGYPAYLASKIAEFYERAGRVITLGSEDRVGSVSVIGAVSPPGGDFSEPVVQNTLRVVKVFWALDADLARRRHFPAINWLTSYSLYVDSIQGWWEKNVDPEWRIMRDRAMALLQKEAELQEIVRIVGPDALPERERATLLVARMVREDYLQQDAFDEVDTYCSPRKQVTMMRVILNFYDKTMKAVDMGVPVEEIAKLPVREEIGRMKYIAKVEDVEALIGKTDEQFEELFKKYGA from the coding sequence ATGGGAAAGATAATTCGTGTTACCGGGCCCCTTGTGGTTGCTGATGAGATGAGAGGCGCCAGGATGTACGAGGTCGTTAAGGTGGGTGAACTCGGACTCATCGGAGAAATCATCCGCCTCGATGGAGACAAGGCCATCATCCAGGTTTACGAGGAAACGTCTGGCATAAGGCCGGGCGAGCCGGTTGAAGGGACCGGGGCTTCGCTGAGCGTTGAACTCGGTCCCGGACTGCTCACGGCAATGTACGATGGAATTCAGAGGCCGCTCAACGTTCTCAGGGAGCAGAGCGGGGACTTCATAGCGAGGGGTCTTACCGCCCCGGCCCTCCCGAGGGACAAGAAGTGGCACTTCACGCCCAAAGTTAAGGTCGGCGACAAGGTCGTTGGTGGAGACGTTCTCGGTGTGGTTCCCGAGACAAGCATCATCGAGCACAAAATCCTCGTGCCCCCGTGGGTCGAGGGTGAGGTAGTCGAGATAGCTGAGGAAGGGGACTACACCATCGAGGAGGTCATTGCAAAGATCAAGAAGCCCGACGGAACCATCGAGGAGCTCAAGATGTACCACCGCTGGCCCGTCCGTGTCAAGAGGCCCTACAAGAACAAGCTCCCGCCGGAGGTCCCGCTCATCACCGGACAGAGAGCCATAGACACCTTCTTCAGCCAGGCCAAGGGTGGAACCGCGGCCATTCCGGGCCCCTTCGGTTCAGGAAAGACCGTCACCCAGCACCAGCTCGCCAAGTGGAGTGACGCACAGGTGGTCGTTTACATCGGCTGCGGTGAGCGCGGTAACGAGATGACCGACGTTCTTGAGGAGTTCCCGAAGCTGAAAGATCCAAAAACCGGGAAGCCGCTCATGGAGAGGACGGTTCTCATAGCAAACACCTCAAACATGCCGGTTGCAGCACGTGAGGCGTCCATCTACACAGGAATCACCATAGCGGAGTACTTCAGGGACATGGGCTACGACGTGGCTTTGATGGCCGATTCAACCTCGAGGTGGGCGGAGGCCCTGCGTGAGATATCCGGCCGTCTCGAGGAGATGCCCGGTGAGGAAGGTTATCCCGCGTACCTCGCCTCGAAGATAGCGGAGTTCTACGAGAGAGCCGGCAGGGTCATCACCCTCGGAAGCGAGGATAGGGTAGGAAGTGTCTCGGTCATAGGAGCCGTTTCACCGCCCGGCGGTGACTTCAGCGAGCCGGTTGTGCAGAACACCCTCCGTGTCGTCAAGGTATTCTGGGCGCTGGACGCTGACCTCGCGAGGAGGAGGCACTTCCCTGCCATCAACTGGCTCACCAGCTACTCACTCTACGTTGACTCAATCCAGGGATGGTGGGAGAAGAACGTTGACCCCGAGTGGAGGATCATGAGGGACAGGGCAATGGCGCTCCTCCAGAAGGAGGCCGAGCTCCAGGAGATAGTCAGAATCGTCGGTCCCGACGCTCTCCCCGAGAGGGAGAGGGCCACGCTCCTCGTGGCGAGGATGGTCAGGGAGGACTACCTCCAGCAGGATGCCTTCGACGAGGTTGACACCTACTGCTCACCCAGGAAGCAGGTCACCATGATGCGCGTCATCCTCAACTTCTACGACAAGACGATGAAGGCCGTTGACATGGGCGTCCCGGTCGAGGAGATAGCCAAGCTCCCGGTCAGGGAAGAGATAGGCCGTATGAAGTACATCGCGAAGGTTGAGGACGTTGAGGCCCTCATAGGGAAGACTGACGAGCAGTTTGAAGAGCTCTTTAAGAAGTACGGGGCGTGA
- a CDS encoding V-type ATP synthase subunit F has product MKIVLMGDRDTALGFKLAGVHEVYAFEETALETDRARNKLKELIEREDVGIILITERLADRIGLPEVTFPIILQIPDKFGSLFGEEQIKEIVRRAIGVEIKR; this is encoded by the coding sequence ATGAAGATCGTCCTGATGGGGGATAGGGACACTGCCCTTGGCTTCAAGCTCGCCGGCGTCCACGAGGTTTACGCCTTCGAGGAAACAGCACTCGAAACCGACAGGGCAAGGAACAAGCTGAAGGAGCTTATAGAGCGCGAAGACGTCGGGATAATCCTCATAACCGAGAGACTGGCCGATAGGATCGGCCTTCCGGAGGTAACCTTCCCAATCATCCTTCAAATACCCGATAAGTTTGGCTCCCTCTTCGGTGAGGAGCAGATTAAGGAGATCGTTAGAAGGGCAATAGGTGTCGAGATAAAGAGGTGA
- a CDS encoding V-type ATP synthase subunit C, which yields MEVGTITAILDTTLAVIFTWVGYKTSALIYKYTPYSYPNARIRAMEARLFTEHRFGELAESKNLENFVVNLEDSDYKAYLANLGELNAETIERALDVALADTYSLMLKIMPKRVNAFFGLLLEGWDVRNITSVVKAKMMGEVARDYVVELGTMVEKVKAMAEAKTLEEILVILEGTEYEGPYQKLLLKEISLEEFETELYRLYYTKLLDYATSKKGEERVILEEFVRLSIDRLNVLTILRGKAKGLSAEKIRPSVIEGGTLKGRALETLMNVEDLSMALAELDSTKYGPLLRENREALETGDLGALEKAFDRFIMERMNELTRFYPLSVAVALNYILLKEREIRKLKAIAKLLEDGIRAEKIKEIVGEMA from the coding sequence GTGGAAGTCGGAACGATAACAGCAATCCTCGATACAACCCTCGCCGTGATATTCACATGGGTGGGCTACAAGACCAGCGCGCTCATCTACAAGTACACGCCCTACTCCTACCCGAACGCAAGGATAAGGGCCATGGAGGCGAGGCTCTTCACAGAGCACCGCTTTGGAGAGCTGGCGGAGAGCAAGAACCTCGAGAACTTCGTGGTAAACCTTGAGGACAGCGACTACAAGGCCTACCTGGCCAACCTCGGGGAACTCAACGCCGAGACCATAGAGCGAGCCCTTGATGTGGCCCTCGCGGATACCTACTCCCTCATGCTCAAAATCATGCCCAAGCGCGTTAACGCCTTCTTCGGCCTTCTCCTCGAGGGATGGGACGTCAGGAACATAACCAGCGTCGTCAAGGCCAAGATGATGGGGGAGGTTGCCAGGGACTACGTGGTCGAGCTGGGAACCATGGTCGAGAAGGTCAAGGCGATGGCGGAGGCAAAAACGCTCGAGGAGATACTCGTGATACTCGAGGGGACGGAGTACGAAGGGCCCTACCAGAAGCTGCTGCTCAAGGAGATAAGCCTCGAAGAGTTTGAAACCGAGCTTTACAGGCTGTACTACACCAAGCTCCTGGACTACGCCACCTCAAAGAAAGGGGAAGAGAGGGTTATCTTGGAAGAGTTCGTTAGGCTCAGCATTGACAGGCTCAACGTCCTCACCATCCTCAGGGGCAAGGCCAAGGGACTGAGCGCCGAGAAGATAAGGCCTTCAGTAATAGAGGGCGGAACGCTGAAGGGCAGGGCACTCGAGACGCTTATGAACGTTGAAGACCTCAGCATGGCGCTTGCGGAGCTCGACTCGACGAAGTACGGCCCGCTTCTCAGGGAGAACAGGGAGGCCCTCGAAACCGGCGACCTCGGGGCTCTCGAGAAGGCCTTCGACAGGTTCATCATGGAGAGGATGAACGAGCTCACGCGCTTCTACCCGCTGAGCGTTGCGGTAGCCCTCAACTACATCCTGCTCAAGGAGAGGGAAATCAGGAAGCTCAAGGCCATAGCAAAGCTCCTCGAAGACGGCATAAGGGCGGAGAAGATAAAGGAGATAGTGGGTGAGATGGCATGA
- a CDS encoding V-type ATP synthase subunit E: MEGAKLIIEEINREAEQKIKYLLDEAQKQAEEIRHEAEARGKAKAEWILRKAETQAEIEKQRIVASARLEARKKKLETQEELINEVFQGLKDRLASLPDEEYLDTVKALLLESLRELEADSVVLHSNERTLTLIKEKSRSIKAYITRNLGRKVEIELGEPIHTMGGILVESADGRVRVDNTFEARIERLESELRARIAKALFG; the protein is encoded by the coding sequence ATGGAAGGGGCAAAGCTCATCATCGAGGAGATCAACAGGGAAGCGGAGCAGAAGATCAAATACCTCCTCGACGAGGCCCAGAAGCAGGCTGAGGAGATAAGGCACGAGGCCGAGGCGAGGGGAAAGGCCAAGGCCGAGTGGATACTCAGGAAAGCCGAGACCCAGGCGGAGATTGAAAAGCAGCGCATAGTCGCGAGCGCAAGGCTCGAAGCAAGGAAGAAAAAGCTTGAGACTCAAGAGGAGCTCATAAATGAGGTCTTCCAGGGCCTCAAGGACAGGCTTGCTTCCCTCCCGGATGAGGAGTACCTTGACACCGTAAAGGCCCTCCTCCTCGAGTCGCTGAGGGAACTCGAGGCGGATTCCGTTGTCCTGCACTCAAACGAGAGAACGCTCACGCTCATAAAGGAGAAGAGCAGGAGCATCAAGGCTTACATCACCAGGAACCTCGGCCGGAAGGTTGAGATAGAGCTTGGGGAGCCCATCCACACCATGGGGGGCATCCTCGTCGAGAGCGCCGACGGCAGGGTCAGGGTTGATAACACCTTCGAGGCCAGAATTGAGAGGCTTGAGAGCGAACTGAGGGCAAGGATAGCCAAAGCCCTCTTCGGGTGA
- a CDS encoding ATP synthase subunit K (produces ATP from ADP in the presence of a proton gradient across the membrane; the K subunit is a nonenzymatic component which binds the dimeric form by interacting with the G and E subunits), translating to MDPIVYVALGAALAAGIAGAASSFGVGVAGAAAAGAVAEDEKNFRNALILEGLPMTQSIYGLITLFLILLVSGILGGGFKFAEATSENLIKSAILLGAGLTVGLTGLSAIPQGIIASAGIGAVSKNPKTFTQGIIFAAMAETMAIFGLVGALIMIVTGVGF from the coding sequence ATGGACCCGATAGTTTACGTTGCACTTGGTGCGGCACTCGCCGCCGGCATAGCAGGAGCCGCCTCATCATTCGGTGTCGGTGTCGCGGGTGCGGCAGCGGCAGGAGCTGTTGCAGAGGACGAAAAGAACTTCAGGAACGCCCTCATCCTCGAGGGTCTTCCAATGACACAGAGTATCTACGGTCTGATTACGCTCTTCCTCATACTCCTCGTCTCGGGGATACTTGGAGGAGGCTTTAAGTTCGCGGAAGCCACCAGCGAAAACCTGATTAAGAGCGCCATACTCCTGGGAGCGGGTCTCACCGTCGGCCTCACCGGTCTCTCCGCCATCCCGCAGGGTATCATCGCGAGCGCCGGCATAGGTGCCGTCAGCAAGAACCCCAAGACCTTCACCCAGGGAATCATCTTCGCCGCTATGGCCGAGACCATGGCCATCTTCGGTCTCGTCGGTGCCCTCATCATGATCGTTACGGGAGTCGGCTTCTGA
- a CDS encoding V-type ATP synthase subunit I encodes MFRPNEMLKLEVITLNRYKDSLLTYLHETGVVELREVSVEVAQKDTPNEFYRKAASYSIGLSRLVEFLGSFKEESGGGIKGFIFPEEPRKENYRYRGIEAIIKDVEAFLEEAEPEIKSLEGRINAVSTEIDRIKTEINILELLAELNIDVSYLRGTDFLEIVAGTVEKDKYGPMIDEITRALEGKVAYVSRETKGAYLVVIATLRRDFDRINPILAKYSFSRLEVPEGKGTPRELIRELEGRLGEKERELDELRKEGKELARKYYDRLAFYQEITENEREKANALGMLARTNMTFALRGWAPKEEVSAIVEGIKKLTDGKAYIKTSEPDVEKELDEIPIKLKNPGWARPFEMLTEMFGVPKYNEFDPTPILAFTYSFFFGFMLTDFMYGLLMGIVAFLLVKGHSRFNDGTYKFARVMLWSAVFTMLMGIVFGSYFGDALIKVGNALGFSVPYAIDAMRGALTVLIMALAIGLAHLFVGYTMGFINRLKNGDTMGALTEQLSWMLIILGVTLLALSTVNAPLKSAGMGLFAIGFLLFVVAELRSDLPVLMKLLMTISDFFGFVGNWLSYARLMALALATSGIAMVINILVGMIWGVKLGPVPLGILIGLVLFVGGHIFSTAINALGAFVHALRLHYVEFFSTFYSGEGRRFEPFRAKRKVSKLELEV; translated from the coding sequence ATGTTCAGGCCCAACGAGATGCTTAAACTCGAGGTAATAACCTTAAACCGCTATAAGGACTCCCTCCTCACGTATCTCCACGAAACCGGAGTTGTGGAGCTCAGAGAGGTGAGCGTGGAGGTTGCCCAGAAGGACACCCCAAACGAGTTCTACAGGAAGGCCGCTTCCTACAGCATAGGGCTCTCGCGCCTCGTCGAGTTCCTCGGTTCCTTCAAGGAGGAGAGCGGCGGGGGAATCAAGGGGTTCATATTCCCCGAGGAGCCCAGGAAGGAGAACTACAGGTACAGGGGCATAGAGGCCATCATAAAGGACGTGGAGGCGTTTCTCGAGGAGGCCGAGCCGGAGATAAAGAGCCTCGAAGGAAGGATAAACGCCGTCAGCACCGAGATAGACAGAATAAAAACCGAGATAAACATCCTTGAACTTCTCGCGGAGCTCAACATTGATGTCTCCTACCTCCGGGGGACGGATTTCCTTGAGATAGTTGCCGGAACCGTCGAGAAGGACAAGTACGGACCCATGATTGACGAGATAACCAGAGCGCTCGAGGGTAAGGTCGCCTACGTGAGCAGGGAAACCAAGGGGGCCTACCTGGTTGTGATAGCCACCCTCAGGAGGGACTTCGACAGGATAAACCCGATTCTCGCCAAGTACTCCTTCTCGAGGCTCGAGGTGCCCGAGGGTAAGGGAACCCCCAGAGAGCTCATCCGCGAGCTCGAGGGAAGACTCGGGGAGAAGGAGAGGGAACTCGACGAACTCAGGAAGGAGGGTAAAGAACTCGCCAGGAAATACTACGACAGGCTCGCATTCTACCAGGAGATCACGGAGAACGAGAGGGAGAAGGCCAACGCCCTCGGGATGCTCGCGAGAACCAACATGACCTTCGCCCTCAGGGGCTGGGCGCCCAAGGAGGAGGTGTCAGCCATAGTTGAGGGCATAAAAAAGCTCACGGACGGAAAGGCCTACATCAAGACCAGCGAGCCCGACGTCGAGAAAGAGCTTGACGAGATCCCCATAAAGCTCAAGAACCCAGGATGGGCCAGGCCCTTCGAGATGCTCACGGAGATGTTCGGCGTTCCCAAGTACAACGAGTTCGACCCAACGCCCATACTGGCATTCACCTATTCGTTCTTCTTCGGCTTCATGCTCACGGACTTCATGTACGGACTGCTGATGGGAATTGTGGCGTTCCTCCTCGTCAAGGGACACAGCCGCTTCAACGACGGAACCTACAAGTTCGCCAGGGTAATGCTCTGGAGCGCCGTCTTTACAATGCTCATGGGAATAGTCTTCGGGAGCTACTTCGGTGATGCGCTCATAAAGGTAGGAAACGCCCTCGGATTCAGCGTGCCCTACGCCATAGACGCCATGCGCGGGGCCCTCACAGTGCTCATCATGGCGCTCGCAATAGGTCTCGCCCACCTCTTCGTGGGCTACACCATGGGCTTCATCAACAGACTGAAGAACGGCGATACGATGGGAGCCCTAACGGAGCAGCTCTCCTGGATGCTCATAATCCTGGGAGTTACGCTCCTCGCACTCAGTACAGTGAACGCACCGCTTAAGAGCGCGGGGATGGGGCTATTCGCCATAGGTTTCCTCCTCTTCGTGGTGGCGGAGCTCAGGAGCGACCTGCCCGTGCTCATGAAGCTGCTCATGACGATATCGGACTTCTTCGGCTTCGTGGGCAACTGGCTGAGCTACGCCCGTCTCATGGCCCTCGCGCTCGCGACCTCTGGAATAGCCATGGTCATCAACATACTCGTGGGAATGATATGGGGCGTCAAGCTCGGGCCCGTGCCCCTCGGAATCCTCATAGGGCTCGTGCTCTTCGTGGGCGGTCACATATTCTCGACCGCCATAAACGCCCTCGGAGCCTTCGTTCACGCTTTACGTTTGCACTACGTTGAATTTTTCAGCACCTTCTACTCCGGAGAGGGTAGGAGGTTTGAGCCCTTCAGGGCTAAAAGAAAGGTTTCAAAACTAGAGTTGGAGGTGTGA
- a CDS encoding V-type ATP synthase subunit H: MEDVIKQIVEAEKEAERRIEEAKGKAKLIVQEAREEAKKIERDIVEEAQKKAEVMIEEKKREGEEEAKALLAQGEKEIDELKVKAIENFEVALNEALKVVRGI, translated from the coding sequence ATGGAGGACGTAATTAAGCAGATCGTCGAGGCCGAGAAGGAAGCAGAGAGGAGGATCGAGGAGGCCAAAGGAAAAGCAAAGCTCATCGTCCAGGAAGCCAGGGAAGAGGCAAAGAAAATCGAGAGGGACATCGTGGAGGAAGCGCAGAAGAAGGCCGAGGTCATGATCGAGGAGAAGAAACGCGAGGGGGAGGAAGAGGCCAAGGCTCTTCTCGCCCAGGGTGAGAAGGAGATTGATGAACTAAAGGTCAAGGCCATTGAGAACTTTGAGGTCGCGCTTAACGAGGCCCTAAAGGTCGTAAGAGGGATCTGA
- a CDS encoding pyridoxal-phosphate dependent enzyme, protein MLKCTRCGKTYREFRTVCDCGGTLEVVNRFEGPFEALVGREPDIRRYRAFLPVKHLPDLPVPVTPLVGPFKLEYVTPTGSFKDRGSFVTVGKLREDGFREVYLDSSGNAAISMGAFGSREGLKVHVFIPSGTSEGKKAVLRALGVDVHEVDGDRMETHRVAREHEPYVSHWYNPYFLEGTKTAAFELYEQLGKVEQVFVPTGSGSLFLGLYKGFRELRGMGAIEELPRLVAVQAEGFESLCERSERVNRLGEGIAIPEPPRKEEMVRVLRETNGFCVSVGEEETRKALKELYSMGLIVEPTSALAYAAYLREGERGRVVVMLTGSGLKSSFP, encoded by the coding sequence ATGCTTAAGTGCACGCGCTGTGGAAAAACGTACCGCGAGTTCCGCACGGTCTGCGACTGCGGGGGAACCCTCGAGGTGGTAAACCGCTTTGAGGGACCCTTTGAGGCGCTCGTTGGACGGGAACCAGATATAAGGAGATATCGGGCTTTTCTACCCGTTAAGCATCTCCCCGACCTTCCCGTCCCTGTTACTCCGCTCGTGGGTCCATTCAAACTCGAGTACGTCACGCCAACGGGCTCCTTCAAGGACAGGGGGAGCTTCGTTACCGTTGGAAAGCTCAGGGAGGATGGCTTTAGGGAGGTCTACCTGGACTCCTCGGGCAACGCCGCCATAAGCATGGGGGCATTCGGGAGCAGGGAAGGCCTGAAAGTCCACGTTTTCATTCCCTCAGGAACCAGCGAGGGGAAGAAGGCGGTGCTCAGGGCACTGGGCGTTGATGTTCACGAGGTGGACGGGGACAGGATGGAGACCCACAGGGTGGCGAGGGAGCACGAGCCATACGTTTCCCACTGGTACAATCCCTATTTTCTAGAGGGGACGAAGACAGCGGCGTTTGAACTCTACGAGCAGCTCGGAAAGGTGGAACAGGTGTTCGTGCCCACGGGGAGCGGGAGCCTATTCCTCGGCCTCTACAAGGGCTTCAGGGAGTTGAGGGGAATGGGGGCCATCGAGGAACTCCCCAGGCTCGTGGCCGTTCAGGCCGAGGGGTTCGAGAGCCTCTGCGAGAGGAGCGAGAGGGTTAACAGACTGGGGGAAGGCATAGCCATACCTGAACCGCCGAGAAAGGAGGAAATGGTGAGGGTCCTAAGGGAAACTAACGGTTTCTGCGTCTCCGTCGGGGAGGAGGAAACGCGGAAGGCACTCAAGGAACTGTACTCAATGGGGCTCATAGTGGAACCGACCTCCGCCCTGGCCTACGCCGCCTACCTGAGGGAGGGAGAGCGCGGAAGGGTAGTCGTTATGCTAACGGGCTCTGGGCTCAAGTCGTCATTTCCATGA